The nucleotide window TCTACGTAATTCAATATGTAAAACTGGGTCAGTTCTTTGTTTCCATGTATCCcattcatcttcatcagtCCAAACTTGAATATGTGGTGGTAACTCTACTTGTGTGGCTGTTGCGCTCTGTGCTGGTGGGGGAACAACTGCGGTCAACTGCGGTGgttccaatttttcctcAGTTATAGATGTTTTGGTGATGGGAAGAAGTTCTCCTTTTTCATTACATTTATGCTTCTTAACATATCTCTTTGTAAAAAATTTTGCTGCTGAATGAGTCAATATTACTTGGATAGATATCCTATCCTTACCGTAAACTTCTTCCAGTTTCTTAATCATCGATTTAATCTTAAAGACCGCAAGTGACCCAGTTGCACCAAATAAGACATGTAATTTCCCATCATCCTGAGGTAATCTTGGATCAATATTTTTAGCATTTTCTCTCTTGGGAATATTGGGTGCAATGCTATGAGGTATTATATCGTCTTCAATGAGCGCTTCTAATGAGGGATTTTCTGTACCTTGTCCTTCCTTTTTAGTTTGAGAAGTGGAAGGTGCCATTGAAACGGATGGTCTTGGACTTGTATTTGCGGAACTAGGCGTATGTAGGGGATCTTCGACTAAGAAATGAGCatgttcttcttccacCTTCGAAACGAGAGGATTTTTAGCTTTCTCCTCTTCAAATGACAAATGGGAAGTatctaattttaataaattcttatTTTTCTCATGACGTGGAGCAGTTTTACCATTATAGTTATTCGTTATTATATCTTCCTCTTTGTTTGAAATGGACCTTTGCGTGATTTCGGACCTTAGAGGACTTTTACGCCTTTCCGTAGTCTTTTGTCCCGCTTTGTCACCATCACCTCTTCCTATCTCTTgctcttgttcttgttgtgGAGTCACttgtttcaaagatgtCTTGGAATCACTAAATGTCACTGCCGGTGCCCTCTTCAACCCAGGTTCCGGTGTGGAATTGACAACCGCACCCGATGTGCCACTTACATTCATGATCGACTTTGTCTGACTAACCCCCGATATGTTGGACTTGGTAGATGTGGGAGATAATATGGAATTATCGCCAACTTGAAAGGAAGTTTCATTCTTTATTATAGTTGTGTTGGTGGTGGTAGATTCCTTTGTTATATTTTCGCTGTCTTTCATTGTTACACTTTGATTCATCTCAGACTCTAAGCTATGTGGTGCCTTATCTAGTGCTGCTGCTTTATCGTAATATGTTGCAGTCATCTCGTATATCGTCTTTGTGTTGGTCGTGTTACAACTGTGTGTGTTAAGGAAGCTTGTGTTGCAAGAGTGGCGACTTTTATAATTTCACCTTTATTGTTGGTCCCCTCAAATACCTTTTTATGACGTACAATGAGACTCCGAGGCCCTCACCGTTAACACCCAAACACCACACTGCAGATCCATTATTACTATACTCTATTACAATATATGCTACTTGCTCTATTTACCCTTTTTCTTGTTACTGTTCACGTATCTGCCCCTGCCCACACGCACACTGTGCTGTTTTAGGCCAGTAATGGCGAAGGGTGATATGTAATTGTCCGCGGATCCACCTCCAATCCAGTTATTGAGAACCTTTTCGTTGTGTCTTCTGGTCCAATCTTCTT belongs to Naumovozyma castellii chromosome 3, complete genome and includes:
- the SIS2 gene encoding phosphopantothenoylcysteine decarboxylase complex subunit SIS2 (ancestral locus Anc_5.655); translated protein: MTATYYDKAAALDKAPHSLESEMNQSVTMKDSENITKESTTTNTTIIKNETSFQVGDNSILSPTSTKSNISGVSQTKSIMNVSGTSGAVVNSTPEPGLKRAPAVTFSDSKTSLKQVTPQQEQEQEIGRGDGDKAGQKTTERRKSPLRSEITQRSISNKEEDIITNNYNGKTAPRHEKNKNLLKLDTSHLSFEEEKAKNPLVSKVEEEHAHFLVEDPLHTPSSANTSPRPSVSMAPSTSQTKKEGQGTENPSLEALIEDDIIPHSIAPNIPKRENAKNIDPRLPQDDGKLHVLFGATGSLAVFKIKSMIKKLEEVYGKDRISIQVILTHSAAKFFTKRYVKKHKCNEKGELLPITKTSITEEKLEPPQLTAVVPPPAQSATATQVELPPHIQVWTDEDEWDTWKQRTDPVLHIELRRWADILVVAPLTANTLSKISLGLCDNLLTCVIRAWNTNFPIFLAPSMFSSTYNTIITKKQLKVINEEMPWISVFKPSEKIMSINGDIGLGGMMDGNEIVDKVVMKLGGYPKDEEDTVKNEDEDEDEDEDDGNGNDEQKNDDDDDDDDDDDDDDDDDDDDDDDDDDDDDDDDDDDDDDDDDDDDDTDDEEESKEAKQKKL